In Nitrosomonas stercoris, the genomic stretch AGGATCCCAGGATCCGGCTACATCCAGAAATGCCAATACCTTTGCCGGATTGATCATCCCAGACAAAATTAATCCCAAACCGAAAATTAGTCCAGAAAACAATGCAGCAATTATGACCAACATGCTTTTACTCCCAACCATGACGTACAACATAGACTATTGCCATGCCCATCAACATAAATAGAACAGTTGCCACAATTGAACGTGGTGAAAGGCGCGATAGACCACACACCCCATGCCCACTGGTACAACCAGAGCCATAACGGGTACCGATTCCGACCGCGAAACCGGCCAAAGCCAAGATTGCGTAATTACTTTCAATGTGGACAGGAGGCAATGTTCCCAATTCACGCCACAACCAAGGTGCGAGTAACAAACCGCTAACAAATGCCGCTCGCCAAGCAAAATCTCTCCGCTGTAATCGGAGTAAACCACCAACAATGCCTGATATTCCTGCGATTCTCCCGGCAACAAATAACAGCAGTGCTGTGGCCAGACCTATGATCATCCCACCTGAAAATGCACTTACTGGCGTAAAAGCTTGCCAATCAATCATAGCAATCATACGTTTTCCTCTTGACAGATAAATAATATTAACACACTATATATTTTAATAATTTATTATTTTATATATTGAATTATTTGAATATGAACTGAATCCATACACCAAATCAACAAATCACCTAGGGAGAGAAAATAATGCAAGCAAATATCCAGGCTTTCTTTGATCCTGCTACCTGGACAGTCAGCTACATCGTGTTCGACAAGCCAGGAGGTCACTGCGCCATTATTGATCCAGTGTTGGACTACGATCCTAAATCTGGACGAACCAAACACCATTCCGCCGATATCTTGATTAAATTCGTACGTGCTCAAAACCTAACAACCGATTGGTTGCTGGAAACTCACGCACATGCTGATCATCTTTCTTCCGCCCATTACCTGCAGCAGCAACTAGGCGGTAAAACAGCCATAGGCAGTCAGATTCCTGCTGTACAACAGTTTTTTAAGAAACTATTTAATTTAGGAACAAATTTTCAGCCCGATGGCTCACAATTTGATCATCTGTTTAGCGATGGAGATACTTTTCAGGTAGGGGAGTTACAAGGTAAGGCAATTCTTGTGCCTGGACATACGCCGACCGATCTTGCTTATCAATTTGGTGACGTTATTTTCATTGGTGATACGATGTTCATGCCTGATGTTGGGACAGCACGTGCTGATTTTCCTGGTGGAGATGCGCGCCAACTTTATCGTTCTATCCGCAAACTGCTGGATAATTATCCACCAGAAACAAGGTTATTAATGTGTCACGACTATCCACCTGGAGATCGTCCGGTACAGTGGGAAAGCACTGTTGCCGAGCAACGTGCCAATAATATTCACGTCCGCGATGGAATTAGCGAAGATGAATTTGTTGCAATGCGTACTACACGTGATGCAACGCTGGATGTTCCGGTACTGATCCTGCCTTCCATTCAGGTCAACATCCGGGCAGGACAAATGCCACCGGTGGAAGACAACGGCACAACTTATTTGAAGATACCAATCAATAAACTATAACAATACTTGTTGCCATTTTTTGGCCAGCTAACTGTAACAGGTTGACTGGCCAAAAAATGCTACTACCAATAGCGAACGTTGCCGGTATCCACATGGATAAAGTTCGATTCAGGATAATAACCCACTCCCCCCGCACGCATAGACATAGCCACTTGCTTTAATGTGTTAAGCGGTACGCCAGGTAAACGGATATCAATTGCTCTGCCTTGCATATGCATGCTTTTCTTGGCAACACCGTTGCTTCTTGCAGCAAGTTTGGCATTAGTCGCTGGTGAACGATAACCGGAAATTACCTGAAATTCTTTGCTGCTGCCCGTTTTATAGTGCAGTTGTTGAATCAAATCAAGCAGGCTTGGATCAATTGGATGCCGCTCACCCGAACGATGGTCACGTAACACTGTGGCGATTTCCTGCAACGCTTCCGGAATATATTTTCCTTGCTCCCAGTAAGCGGTCTTGATACGTTCTCCGGTATGCAAATTCAACAAGGATAAACGTTTTTCGTAGACACGGGCATAAGCAGCATTGGCTACTGGCATCGCAAACATTGCACATGCACCCAAGCCAACCTGCAACAATCGGCGACGTGCGCGACCTTGTTCAGTCAACGTTTCTAGATTGTCTGCAATAATCAACTCTGGCATCAATATCCTCCATAATTAGCGAGATTAAAAATCGTAATAAATATTCCTGGATTACCAATGGGCATAGGCAAGCGCTCGCTCGTCACGTCCGTATACATCAGATGAAAAATGAACTTCATCCTGTTCATCACTCCAGGTTGTTAAATACAACAAATAAACTGGCACACGTTCTGCAAGATTCACTGTACGCGTCTTGCCACTGGCTATTTTTTCAGCAAGATCTGCTTGTTCAAATGCACCTCCCAATACGAACTCAGCTAGTTGTAATGGCCTTTCCAATCGAATACAACCTGAGCTGAAAGTACGAACATCTCTTTTGAACAAATATTTGGATGGCGTATCGTGCAGGTAAATGCTGAAGGGATTGGGAAACATGAATTTAATGGTTCCTAACGCATTTCTTCTGCCTGGGTCTTGGCGAAAAACATAGGGAAGGGAGCTACTATTGATCGAATGCCAGTCAATGGAATACGAATCGATCTCAGATTCATATTGGTAATCAGAAAAAACTCTAATACCTTGAGAAACAAAATAATCCGGATTATTTTTTTGCTTGGGCAACAAATCCTTGCGCGCGATACTACGCGGTACATTCCAGTATGGATTAAGCACTAGATGTGAGATCTTGCTACTAAAACTGGGTGTTGAACGATAACCGCGTCCAACAACAATACGCATATCAAATATTCGTTCATCATTTTCAATTGCAGCCAGATCAAATCCGGCAATGTTAACCAGTATATAGCGCTTACCAAGCTCTTTTGGTAACCAACGCAAACGTTCTAGCGAAATACGTAAACGTCGCACGTGCTCATCTGGTGTCATATTTAATGCTTGTCGGGTATTTTTACCAATTATACCATCAGCATTTAATCCATATTGACGTTGAAAAGTGCGAATTGCTGTTTCTAGCTGACCGTCATAAAGATCATTATCATCTGCAACAATATCGTATTCTGGTTTTTCAAACACATGATGGGCTTCCAGAATGCGTTGACGAATTAACGGGATAGAAGCGTGCCTACTATATGGATGAATCGATAAAGCACTTTCCGGTATATGCATTTGTGAGGTTATGTCTGCCAGTAGCCGAAACTCACGCAATGATTGCTTCAATAAACGATATTGCGGGATACTCGGTAACAAATCAGTGAAAATCTGTTGCAATTCTCCGGAAGCGATTGCTTTATGCAAAAATGCGACTGCATCAAATTTAGATTGTGGAATGTGCCAATCGGGATCTGCCAAAGCAGCGTCTAATCTACCACGATACCAATCACGAGCAAGAGCAAGTAATGCTCGGGTGATATCCAGTTCCAGTGGCAAAGACACTTCATCATAAGACGCCGTTGCATGCTGTGCTTGTAAAAAAGCACTACGGTAATCATCACTGCTCAGCCCTTCTTCATCAGCTTGTTCAATTAGTGCCAGCGCTGTATTCAGTAAATCAGATGCG encodes the following:
- a CDS encoding hypothetical protein (UPF0394 membrane protein XF_0766); the encoded protein is MIAMIDWQAFTPVSAFSGGMIIGLATALLLFVAGRIAGISGIVGGLLRLQRRDFAWRAAFVSGLLLAPWLWRELGTLPPVHIESNYAILALAGFAVGIGTRYGSGCTSGHGVCGLSRLSPRSIVATVLFMLMGMAIVYVVRHGWE
- a CDS encoding putative metallo-hydrolase; this encodes MQANIQAFFDPATWTVSYIVFDKPGGHCAIIDPVLDYDPKSGRTKHHSADILIKFVRAQNLTTDWLLETHAHADHLSSAHYLQQQLGGKTAIGSQIPAVQQFFKKLFNLGTNFQPDGSQFDHLFSDGDTFQVGELQGKAILVPGHTPTDLAYQFGDVIFIGDTMFMPDVGTARADFPGGDARQLYRSIRKLLDNYPPETRLLMCHDYPPGDRPVQWESTVAEQRANNIHVRDGISEDEFVAMRTTRDATLDVPVLILPSIQVNIRAGQMPPVEDNGTTYLKIPINKL